In the genome of Enterococcus sp. DIV2402, the window GACGACCAAACGGCGAATGTGGTCCAAGCAATTGAAAATAGTTCCGATAATAAACATCTAGCTGTAAGCTATTTACTTCAACAAACTCCGTTAGAAGCCCCACAGCTTCAATTAGAGCTAGATGAAATCAGCTATATGACTCATACTTCTGGAACTACTGGTATTCCAAAATTAATTTGTCATTCAGCAAATTCAATGGGCTGGCGAACCTTATGGCAACGAACTATTTTTGAAAAAATTACAGAAAAAAAATTATTAGCTTTTCATATCTCACCTGTTCATTCTCGCTTTAATATTGGTATGACTTCTGCTATGGCGATGGGGTTCCCCTTAATGCCTTTAAATACTGCAGATAGTCAAAAAGTAGGTGTGATGTTAACTCGTTATCAGCCGATTGCGTTAGAAACGCACCCAAATAACTTTGTACAGTGGTCCTTTTATGCCAAAGAACACCCTGAAGCGTTTCACAGTATTCGTTACTATCATTCGACTTTTGATGCCATCAATAATCAAACCATGGCACGCTTTTTGGAAGCTTCTGGAGACGAAGAAGCAGTTTTTCTACAAGTATATGGACAAAGCGAATGTGGACCGATGATTCTTAAAAAACATACGCTAGTTTCATTAAAAGGAAATGATGCCCGCGATATGGGAATTGGTTTAGAAGGTTTAACTCAAGCACGTATTGCTGATAAAAACGGGAATGTCTTACCGGCTAATACAGATGGACACATCCAATTTTTATCAAAAGGCCGTGCACTTACTTATTACAAAGAAGACGCACGCTTCCAAGAAACAGTTTATAACGAATGGTGGGATAGCGGAGACTACGGTATGATTGACTATCAGGGGCATTTATTCTTAAAAGATCGTCAAGTAGATTTAATTGAAAAAATTAACAGCAATCTTGCCATCGAAGATTATTTACTTGATCACTTAGACTTTCTAGAAGAAGTAGTTATCGTCCGTGATCAAGATCAACAACCGCAACCCATTATTTCAGTTGTCACTGGGAAAGAAATGAATTGGGATGCCTGGTGGGAAAAAATTGCTGATTTACCGCATTTAAACGAACCACTGCTACGAAAATTTGAAGAAATTCCTCGCACAGCTACCATGAAAGTGCAACGCCTACAAATTGAACAAGCATT includes:
- a CDS encoding AMP-binding protein, whose product is MDQYTPLNLYTNYEQAALNYPSQQLILDEVLPAFPELPLETTYAESLAIIQQRAYQLARCGVQARDKVVIFKSPKFDTYLLATAVSYLGAIPVMVSYHFPVETMTVFVERLEDPFILFDDQTANVVQAIENSSDNKHLAVSYLLQQTPLEAPQLQLELDEISYMTHTSGTTGIPKLICHSANSMGWRTLWQRTIFEKITEKKLLAFHISPVHSRFNIGMTSAMAMGFPLMPLNTADSQKVGVMLTRYQPIALETHPNNFVQWSFYAKEHPEAFHSIRYYHSTFDAINNQTMARFLEASGDEEAVFLQVYGQSECGPMILKKHTLVSLKGNDARDMGIGLEGLTQARIADKNGNVLPANTDGHIQFLSKGRALTYYKEDARFQETVYNEWWDSGDYGMIDYQGHLFLKDRQVDLIEKINSNLAIEDYLLDHLDFLEEVVIVRDQDQQPQPIISVVTGKEMNWDAWWEKIADLPHLNEPLLRKFEEIPRTATMKVQRLQIEQALKNHTF